In Planctomonas sp. JC2975, the genomic stretch GCTTGTTGATGACCTCGACCATGTGCACCGGGATGCGGATGGTGCGCGCCTGGTCGGCCATCGCACGTGTGATGGCCTGGCGGATCCACCACGTGGCGTAGGTGGAGAACTTGAAGCCCTTCGTGTAGTCGAACTTCTCGACGGCACGGATCAGGCCCAGGTTGCCTTCCTGGATGAGATCGAGGAACTGCATGCCGCGACCGGTGTACCGCTTGGCGAGGGAGACAACGAGGCGCAGGTTGGCGCCGAGGAGGTGGCTCTTCGCGCGCTGGCCGTCGCGGGCGACCCAGCCGAGGTCGCGTCCCAACTGGGACCGCTTCTCCTGGTCGGTCATGGCGCCGAGCTTCTCCTCGGCGAACAGTCCGGCCTCGATGCGCATAGCGAGCTCGACCTCTTCAGCCGCGTTCAGCAGCGGGACCTTTCCGATCTGCTTCAGGTAGTCCTTGACCGGATCCGCCGTCGCGCCCGTGATCTGCGTCGAGTAGACGGGGACGTCGTCCTCTTCGTCGACTGCACGGAGAACGATGGCGCCGGTGGGCAGCGGTTCGCTGGGCTGCGCCGCGTCGCTGTCGGAGTCGTCAGTCGACTTCGTGGTGGTCGTGTCGCCTGCGTCGGACGAATCGTCACCGGACTCGGTGTCCTCTGACGCGTCGACAGCCTCGAGGTCGCCCGATTCGGCGTCCTCGAGCTCTTCCTCGTCGAGCTCTTCCTCGTCGTCCGACTTCGTCGGAGATGCCTTGCGGGATGCCTTGGCCGGCGAAGCCTTCGAGCTCGCCTTCGCCTTGCTCGCAGCCGGCTTGGCGGCCGTCTTCGCGGTCGACTTCGCTGCTGTCGTCTTCGACGCGGCGCGTGCCGGCGCCTTCTTCGCGGCAGCGGTCGTGGGCTCCTCTACGGTGGGGGCGTCAGCCGTTTTGGTTGCCATGGAGTTCACC encodes the following:
- a CDS encoding RNA polymerase sigma factor translates to MATKTADAPTVEEPTTAAAKKAPARAASKTTAAKSTAKTAAKPAASKAKASSKASPAKASRKASPTKSDDEEELDEEELEDAESGDLEAVDASEDTESGDDSSDAGDTTTTKSTDDSDSDAAQPSEPLPTGAIVLRAVDEEDDVPVYSTQITGATADPVKDYLKQIGKVPLLNAAEEVELAMRIEAGLFAEEKLGAMTDQEKRSQLGRDLGWVARDGQRAKSHLLGANLRLVVSLAKRYTGRGMQFLDLIQEGNLGLIRAVEKFDYTKGFKFSTYATWWIRQAITRAMADQARTIRIPVHMVEVINKLARVQRQMLQDLGREPTPEELSKELDMTPEKVIEVQKYGREPISLHTPLGEDGDSEFGDLIEDTEAVVPADAVGFTMLQKQLESLLDSLSEREAGVIRMRFGLGDGMPKTLDQIGDTFGVTRERIRQIESKTMAKLRHPSRSQSLRDYLE